The following coding sequences are from one Homalodisca vitripennis isolate AUS2020 chromosome 7, UT_GWSS_2.1, whole genome shotgun sequence window:
- the LOC124366779 gene encoding uncharacterized protein LOC124366779, with product MLFQNVNGLRTKFSLLCQSLSHSIYDIVVLVETNLTPDVSNSELGFDNYTVYRCDRSSLSSLKTGGGGVLVAIRKDLDSWELHPSSGCIECVFTTIKLNNSFFFLGGVYLPPNLNSSQYIEFSSLLEELFVANPIFNIRLVVGDFNLPNVDWTNPSSCLLDLSAQTVYDVMSFLNLNQYNYIRNERGVLLDLVFASEALRVLNASDPLLAAECHHPALEMEIFVRPKEELNYGVFTPNIRKCDLNFVFEWVQRLNYPLLDVTDSVDHRFYEFCSQLSCTIRKASPPKYMGIKRFPVWFSPDLKQMIIKKKTLHRRFKQSLDDRTYLQFCGARATCKRLARECYSTYIRTVDSSIQGNIRAFWNHIKSSKRVPSLPSKMQLDDESADNPQGICDLFAKFFSSVYRPSSQNPPVYNLKATTSIFSCQFTCEEVEAELKSLDTNKGAGPDDISPMILRHCCGVISPHITVYFNALMAAGIFPTY from the coding sequence ATGCTTTTCCAAAATGTTAATGGTCTAAGAACAAAGTTTTCACTACTTTGCCAATCGCTAAGTCATTCGATCTACGATATTGTTGTTTTAGTTGAAACCAATCTCACACCCGATGTCAGTAATTCTGAACTTGGATTTGACAACTATACTGTGTACAGGTGCGATAGATCATCTTTATCGAGTCTCAAAACTGGTGGTGGGGGCGTCTTGGTGGCAATCAGAAAGGATCTCGATTCTTGGGAGCTCCACCCGTCCAGTGGCTGTATTGAGTGTGTCTTCACAACCATTAAGCTCAATAACTCCTTTTTCTTCCTGGGCGGTGTGTATCTACCCCCCAACCTGAACTCATCTCAGTACATTGAATTCTCCTCCCTACTTGAGGAACTCTTTGTTGCCAATCCTATCTTTAACATCAGGTTGGTGGTGGGTGACTTCAACCTACCAAATGTTGATTGGACTAATCCCTCTTCTTGCCTCTTGGATCTATCTGCACAGACTGTATACGATGTTATGTCCTTCCTAAATCTCAACCAATATAACTACATCAGAAATGAGCGAGGTGTTCTTCTCGATTTGGTCTTCGCTTCTGAAGCCTTACGCGTCCTAAATGCCTCTGACCCGCTCCTTGCAGCCGAATGCCATCATCCTGCTTTGGAAATGGAAATCTTCGTGCGCCCCAAAGAAGAACTGAATTATGGTGTCTTTACTCCCAATATAAGAAAATGTGACCTTAACTTCGTGTTTGAATGGGTGCAACGCCTAAATTACCCTCTACTTGATGTTACAGACTCTGTTGACCATAGGTTTTATGAATTTTGCTCACAGTTAAGTTGCACTATTAGAAAAGCAAGCCCACCCAAATATATGGGAATCAAGCGCTTCCCTGTTTGGTTTTCTCCCGATCTCAAACAGATGATAATCAAAAAGAAGACTTTACATAGGCGCTTCAAACAGAGTCTTGATGATCGGACTTATCTTCAGTTCTGTGGTGCTCGTGCTACCTGCAAAAGACTGGCGAGAGAATGCTACTCGACATACATCCGCACTGTTGACTCGTCTATTCAAGGAAACATTCGTGCCTTCTGGAATCATATAAAATCTTCTAAGAGGGTACCGTCTCTTCCCTCAAAAATGCAGCTTGATGATGAATCTGCGGACAACCCGCAGGGTATCTGTGATTTGTTCGCCAAGTTCTTTTCCTCGGTCTACAGGCCCTCGTCACAAAATCCACCAGTGTACAACCTTAAAGCAACAACTTCTATATTTTCATGTCAATTCACCTGTGAAGAAGTGGAGGCTGAGTTGAAGTCGCTCGACACAAACAAGGGTGCTGGCCCCGATGATATCTCTCCTATGATCCTGAGGCATTGCTGCGGTGTAATATCGCCTCATATCACAGTTTATTTCAACGCTCTTATGGCTGCTGGCATCTTTCCTACTTACTAA